The Rosa chinensis cultivar Old Blush chromosome 7, RchiOBHm-V2, whole genome shotgun sequence DNA segment ACTTAGTTCATCAAATGAGAATTGAAAAGACGCGGTTGTGCTTTAAGTTCTTTAAGACCACTTTCAAAATGCAGAAAAGCCTGCGCCTATAGATCAATCACACGCGACAACTTCTGGATCCTGTTCAGTAGGAAGTCCCCTTGCTTGATAGTTGCCTGATACAGAGAATTCTTGGCATCCGGACGATTAGTTTCTAGAACACCTGAAACTTTATCTATCTTGCAGTGGAGTTTCCCTGCTGCAATGAACCGAGACAGCTCCCTGCAGATCATAGAATGGATTAGATTTACGTCTCCTTAACAAACGCCTCACCACATATTCAAGGATCAGACATAAAATTCGCAAAGTACACCTCAAAGAAGCCAAACATAACAAACAGTAACTTACAGATCAATGAAATCCACTGTCACGCCAAATGCCTTTGCCATTGCTTCAATAGTGACACTCTTGTAGGACTCCAAAAATTGAGAATAAACAACGGTTCTGATTTCCCTCATGTAATACCGGAAGTGTGGATGCAAATAACGATCCAGCTTTATCTGCTCTGTCAGACCAGCTGCAAAAGAACAAATATAGAAAATGACAACTCCAAATAAATTCAAGAAGAAAAGTGACTGCTAACTTGGTATTTAATCTGTCAATGAACTATTACTTACCAAATGCTGCGAAGAATGACTTGTACTGACAATCATAAAGAGAGTTCAAAAACTCAGACAAGTACGGGATTTTCCCAATAACCGTTAGTATCTCTGGAGCATCCACCACCTGTGAAATATTGGTTCAAATTGTAAAATTCACATATGCATGCCTATTACCTAATGAATTAATAGGAACATATACACCAAGAATGTAAAATCACAAACACTTGGTAACAAACAGTATACCttctgttttagagaaactctGTCCAAAGATATAATGCTTGTCAGGACGgtataaaatatgaagatgtCATAGGGAAATATTTCGTAAGTGGTGAAGGTAGAAATAGAATCCAGGAACAAATCGGCTGCCTTCTTAAAATTTCGAGTGGACATGCAGTACAAGCCTTCATATACCTTCAAACGATTCTTCCTTTCCCAATCACCTCCCTCTTCAAATAAACTGTCAACATAACGGAATGGTTAAAAATAAACTCAAACTACCCAATTTTGAAATGAGGAAATTAAGTATGCAGTTGAGAGACTGGCCCAGGCCACAACTTACTTTTTCGCTTTCTCAATGCTCTTAGAAATGAGGTCAAAATCCATGTAAAAGAAACCAAGCTGCAGCGTATAGAACACCAAGTCCATCTTTTGCCCTACTGCAACTGTCTTGCTTTCTGTTACCTTGAGTTGTTCCAGCGCTTTTTCCTAGGGCCATAGGGAAAGAAATTAACATTATCAAATGAGTCGCATAAAGCAAATATGATTTCTAGGACaaacaatttcaaatatatctACCTTGTCACCTATACGGATGAAGAACAGGGACTTGGCCAAATGAGCTTCTCTGACTTCACTTTCTCCCAGGTTTTCTTCAGCATCGGCAATCCTAAACAAATGCAACCAGATAAGTCACATGAATGTAAATGAGATATTTGATAAATATGCGAATCCAAATTAAATGCATATAGGAGGAATATATAATATGCTGTTCAATGGAATCACAAAATTTCTGTTGCTTTTATGTATACCCAAAACACATAAAGGGACCAGAGAGCAAACCAAGCAAGGGCTTTTGCTCAATGAAAAAACCAAGTATTGATCATCTCCTACGCAATAAGAGAGGTATGTCGTAACCAAGTAGGATAAGTGGTCAGTTATCAACAGAAATTACTGGGATGAAGAAACAATTAGAACTTGAACTCATAAGATTAAACCTCAAATTGAAAAATTTAAGATTTTTAAGGACATATGTTCATAACTCATAAGTATTACGGCAAAGTGTCTAAGCagaaaaattataataatattaaatATGCACATAGATG contains these protein-coding regions:
- the LOC112180459 gene encoding 26S proteasome non-ATPase regulatory subunit 6 homolog; protein product: MEGQEETQQPHLQLANKLFLLSHPDVQDIEKVRLREEVFATVKADDMAPLYETLVSESVLEMDQGVLDSMKAKIQEELKKLDEKIADAEENLGESEVREAHLAKSLFFIRIGDKEKALEQLKVTESKTVAVGQKMDLVFYTLQLGFFYMDFDLISKSIEKAKNLFEEGGDWERKNRLKVYEGLYCMSTRNFKKAADLFLDSISTFTTYEIFPYDIFIFYTVLTSIISLDRVSLKQKVVDAPEILTVIGKIPYLSEFLNSLYDCQYKSFFAAFAGLTEQIKLDRYLHPHFRYYMREIRTVVYSQFLESYKSVTIEAMAKAFGVTVDFIDLELSRFIAAGKLHCKIDKVSGVLETNRPDAKNSLYQATIKQGDFLLNRIQKLSRVIDL